The following proteins are encoded in a genomic region of Synechococcus sp. WH 8016:
- a CDS encoding photosystem II high light acclimation radical SAM protein, whose amino-acid sequence MSNAAPIATSRAAGERVLFVRLPCNPIFPIGPIYLADHLHKCFPELPQRILDLAALPVLDVEGVLLNVVDQFRPTLLVFSWRDIQIYAPVDGRGGNPLQNSFEVFYARNPLKRVKGALGGLRLMTSHYGELHRNQKLVRRGLKRARRHRPEARAVLGGGAVSVFYEQLGRSLPKGTIISIGEGEPLLEKLLAQQPLDGERCFVVGEAPRRGLIHEQPESRPKTACDYNYISSIWPQLDWYLEGGDFYVGVQTKRGCPHNCCYCVYTVVEGKQVRVNPVQEVVAEMRQLYDRGVRGFWFTDAQFIPARKYIEDAKELLRAIKAEGLTGIRWAAYIRADNLDPELAQLMVETGMSYFEIGITSGSQELVRKMRMGYNLRTVLESCRMLADAGFRDHVSVNYSFNVIDERPETIRQTVAYHRELETIFGEDLVEPAIFFIGLQPHTHLEQYGFDQGLIKPGYNPMSMMPWTARKLLWNPEPMGSTFGRVCLEAFDRDPSRFGKTVMGLLERDYGTAPLEEALRAPVEGRKALATATR is encoded by the coding sequence ATGAGCAACGCAGCACCGATCGCGACGTCAAGGGCAGCAGGTGAAAGGGTCCTGTTTGTGCGCTTGCCATGCAATCCAATCTTTCCGATCGGACCGATTTATCTGGCCGATCACTTGCACAAGTGTTTTCCGGAATTGCCCCAGCGCATTCTTGATCTGGCGGCCCTGCCGGTTCTTGATGTTGAAGGTGTTCTGCTCAACGTGGTGGATCAGTTTCGGCCCACGTTGTTGGTCTTCTCTTGGAGAGACATTCAGATCTATGCGCCTGTGGATGGCCGAGGCGGGAATCCACTTCAAAATTCCTTTGAAGTGTTTTATGCACGCAACCCTCTGAAGCGAGTCAAGGGGGCCTTGGGTGGATTGCGCTTGATGACCAGTCATTACGGCGAACTTCATCGCAATCAAAAATTGGTGCGTCGTGGTTTGAAACGGGCGCGTCGCCATCGTCCAGAAGCGCGTGCCGTTTTAGGTGGTGGTGCCGTCAGTGTTTTTTACGAACAGCTGGGCCGGTCCTTGCCGAAGGGAACCATCATTTCCATCGGGGAGGGTGAGCCACTTCTGGAAAAGCTGTTGGCTCAACAACCGCTTGATGGAGAGCGTTGTTTTGTTGTGGGAGAGGCGCCTCGCCGGGGTTTGATTCATGAGCAACCCGAGAGCAGGCCAAAGACAGCGTGTGATTACAACTACATCTCTTCGATTTGGCCGCAGCTGGATTGGTACTTAGAAGGTGGAGACTTTTACGTTGGTGTTCAGACCAAGCGAGGTTGCCCTCACAACTGTTGCTATTGCGTCTACACCGTTGTGGAAGGCAAGCAGGTAAGGGTCAATCCTGTGCAGGAAGTTGTTGCTGAAATGCGTCAGCTTTATGACCGGGGGGTGCGGGGCTTCTGGTTTACCGATGCGCAGTTCATTCCCGCTCGGAAATACATCGAGGATGCAAAGGAGCTGTTGCGTGCGATCAAAGCGGAGGGTCTAACTGGGATTCGTTGGGCGGCCTACATCCGTGCCGACAACTTGGATCCTGAGTTGGCCCAGTTGATGGTTGAGACCGGCATGAGTTATTTCGAAATTGGTATAACTTCAGGCTCCCAGGAGCTCGTGCGCAAGATGCGTATGGGGTACAACCTGCGCACTGTTTTGGAAAGTTGCCGGATGCTTGCCGACGCGGGCTTCCGTGATCACGTGTCGGTGAATTACTCCTTCAATGTGATTGATGAAAGGCCTGAAACGATTCGGCAAACCGTGGCGTATCACCGGGAACTCGAAACGATTTTTGGTGAAGATCTGGTTGAACCTGCCATCTTCTTCATCGGCCTACAGCCGCATACGCACCTCGAGCAATACGGCTTTGATCAAGGTTTGATCAAGCCTGGATATAACCCGATGAGCATGATGCCCTGGACGGCGCGCAAACTCCTTTGGAATCCTGAGCCGATGGGCAGCACGTTTGGTCGGGTTTGCCTCGAAGCGTTTGATCGCGATCCCAGTCGTTTCGGTAAAACGGTGATGGGACTTCTCGAACGCGACTACGGCACAGCTCCACTTGAAGAAGCCCTGCGTGCACCCGTTGAAGGCCGCAAGGCCTTGGCGACGGCGACCCGCTAG
- a CDS encoding CPBP family intramembrane glutamic endopeptidase: MHWWGTLLYVPVIYGLGWLSARPLALIFPQWRPDQVNLAGVVVALLLLLLTLPWRLRRSWGVEHPWHKLGIVVPAATGLRAFFRGFLKAAALLFGVVVVLLLSGQSQWQGQLTAGQLLNAIALLLGLGFAEELLFRGWLWGELELLGGRQQAIGLQAAFFALVHPWYQLPAIEAIGLLVGLTLLGLALALQRRADQGALWGSVGLHGGLVGGWFALQSGLISVPATGPVWLLGPGGANPNPIGGLLGWVGLAGLILVRRRWWR, encoded by the coding sequence TTGCACTGGTGGGGAACGCTCCTCTATGTACCGGTGATCTACGGGCTGGGTTGGCTGAGCGCACGACCTCTGGCGCTGATCTTCCCCCAATGGCGCCCGGACCAGGTAAACCTGGCTGGAGTGGTGGTGGCGTTGCTGCTGCTGTTGCTCACCCTCCCTTGGCGATTGCGACGCAGCTGGGGTGTCGAGCATCCTTGGCACAAGCTGGGGATTGTCGTCCCTGCCGCTACGGGGCTACGCGCCTTCTTTCGCGGATTCTTGAAGGCAGCTGCACTTCTTTTTGGCGTGGTTGTGGTCCTACTGCTCAGCGGCCAAAGCCAATGGCAGGGGCAACTTACAGCCGGACAACTCCTTAATGCCATCGCCCTGCTGCTGGGGTTGGGATTCGCTGAGGAACTGCTCTTTCGTGGTTGGCTCTGGGGTGAATTGGAGCTGCTTGGAGGCCGTCAACAGGCCATTGGTTTGCAGGCTGCCTTCTTTGCCCTGGTGCATCCCTGGTACCAGCTTCCCGCGATCGAAGCGATTGGGCTGCTCGTAGGGCTGACGCTCTTGGGGCTCGCCCTAGCGCTGCAACGGCGGGCCGATCAAGGTGCGCTCTGGGGATCGGTTGGACTTCACGGCGGACTGGTCGGGGGCTGGTTTGCCCTGCAATCCGGCCTGATCAGCGTGCCGGCGACAGGGCCAGTATGGCTCTTGGGTCCTGGCGGGGCCAATCCCAACCCGATAGGAGGCCTCCTGGGCTGGGTCGGGCTGGCGGGATTAATCCTGGTGCGCCGCCGCTGGTGGCGCTGA
- the clpS gene encoding ATP-dependent Clp protease adapter ClpS — protein sequence MVDTPSRSPGGAAVLDKQTERVRKTSPRYKVLLHNDPVNSMEYVVVTLQQVVPQLSEQDAMAVMLETHNTGVGLVIVCDIEPAEFYCETLKNKGLTSTIEPED from the coding sequence ATGGTGGATACACCCAGCCGTAGCCCCGGTGGGGCTGCGGTTCTTGATAAGCAGACCGAGCGGGTGCGTAAGACATCGCCCCGCTACAAGGTTTTGCTTCATAACGACCCTGTTAACAGCATGGAGTACGTCGTCGTCACGCTTCAGCAGGTGGTTCCCCAGCTCAGTGAACAGGACGCGATGGCCGTGATGCTGGAAACCCACAACACGGGGGTCGGTCTGGTGATCGTTTGCGACATTGAGCCTGCAGAGTTCTACTGCGAAACCTTGAAGAACAAGGGCCTCACCAGCACCATCGAACCAGAAGATTGA
- a CDS encoding LL-diaminopimelate aminotransferase: protein MVKVNGNYLKLKAGYLFPEIGRRVKAFSSANPGAQLIRLGIGDVTEPLPLACRNAMKSAIDEMGTAEGFHGYGPEQGYAWLREAIARDDFQARGCEISAEEIFVSDGSKCDSSNILDILGSGNRIAVTDPVYPVYVDSNVMAGRTGEAGDDGRYGGLTYLPITADNGFAAQIPCEPVDLIYLCYPNNPTGAVATKAQLKAWVDYARANKALILFDAAYEAFIQDPELPHSIYEIEGARECAIEFRSFSKNAGFTGTRCALTVVPKGLKGQADDGSEVELWGLWNRRQSTKFNGVSYIIQRGAEAVYSDAGKQEVKALVSFYMENAAIIRGELSAAGIEVHGGQHAPYVWLKTPSGMDSWSFFDHLLQKANVVGTPGSGFGAAGEGYFRLSAFNSRSNVDEAMARIRNL, encoded by the coding sequence GTGGTCAAGGTCAACGGCAATTACCTGAAACTCAAAGCGGGTTATCTGTTCCCGGAGATTGGCCGCAGGGTGAAGGCCTTTAGTAGCGCCAACCCCGGGGCCCAGCTGATTCGTCTCGGCATCGGAGACGTCACAGAGCCCCTACCGCTGGCCTGTCGCAACGCCATGAAATCAGCCATCGACGAGATGGGGACGGCGGAAGGGTTCCACGGCTATGGACCAGAACAGGGTTATGCCTGGCTTCGTGAGGCGATTGCCCGCGATGACTTCCAAGCCAGGGGCTGTGAGATCAGCGCAGAGGAGATCTTTGTGTCGGATGGCTCCAAATGCGACAGCAGCAATATCCTCGACATCCTCGGGAGTGGTAACCGCATTGCAGTCACCGATCCGGTGTATCCGGTCTACGTCGACAGCAATGTGATGGCTGGCCGCACAGGCGAAGCGGGCGATGACGGTCGTTATGGCGGCCTCACCTACCTGCCGATCACCGCCGATAACGGCTTTGCAGCGCAGATTCCTTGTGAACCTGTGGACCTGATCTACCTCTGTTATCCCAACAACCCCACGGGCGCTGTAGCGACGAAAGCTCAACTCAAAGCGTGGGTGGACTACGCCCGTGCCAACAAAGCCTTGATTCTGTTTGATGCCGCTTATGAAGCCTTCATTCAGGATCCCGAGCTACCCCATTCCATCTATGAGATCGAGGGCGCTCGCGAGTGTGCGATCGAATTCCGCTCCTTCTCCAAAAACGCCGGTTTTACAGGCACCCGTTGCGCCCTAACCGTTGTTCCCAAAGGGCTCAAAGGCCAAGCCGACGATGGTTCAGAGGTGGAACTTTGGGGGCTTTGGAACCGTCGGCAGAGCACCAAGTTCAACGGTGTGAGCTACATCATTCAACGCGGTGCGGAAGCGGTGTATTCCGACGCAGGGAAACAGGAAGTGAAGGCGCTTGTGAGCTTTTACATGGAGAACGCTGCCATCATCCGGGGCGAGCTCAGTGCCGCAGGCATCGAAGTGCATGGAGGACAGCACGCGCCCTATGTGTGGCTGAAAACCCCTTCCGGAATGGACTCCTGGAGCTTCTTCGATCACCTTCTTCAGAAGGCCAACGTGGTGGGAACGCCCGGCAGTGGCTTCGGGGCTGCAGGAGAGGGCTATTTCCGCCTTTCCGCCTTCAACAGCCGCAGCAATGTGGACGAAGCGATGGCCCGCATCCGCAACCTATGA
- a CDS encoding TIGR03960 family B12-binding radical SAM protein: protein MGHELGVEPRDWEAARVRWALTYPEIYEVGSSNLGHIILYSILNAVPGQLCDRAYLPEADLSERLKERNQALFAVESRRPLPAFDILGFSLSYELGATNILAMLDLAKVPLYAAERGDLPLSHPESPPLIFAGGPTATSNPEPYAAFFDFIALGDGEELLPEIGLVVAEAKAAGWSRTDLLRDLALVPGVYVPSLYGPDPQGISVAPLEPGLPARPLRRVATPMPHYAMGLVPHVETVHDRLTVEIRRGCTRGCRFCQPGMLTRPARDVEPEAVIEAIETGMQRTGYSDFSLLSLSCSDYLALPAVGVELRNRLADRNVTLQLPSQRVDRFDDDIAHILGGSRQSGLTFAPEAGTQRLRDIVNKGLTDTDLVDGIRTAMQNGFRKVKLYFMIGLPGETDADVLGIAETCRMLLDRCRDLGRLNLNITISNFTPKPHTPFQWHSVSTAEFLRRQQLLREAGKRLRGVRFNFTDVRLSAMEDFVGRGDRSLAPVIEAAWRAGAGMDAWFEALDRTYEAWTGAIAAAGLEGRYRALELGGWGRANALSEEGLDAFCAQPLPWDHIDTGIEKRWLAEDLKRALDAAVVPDCSFDGCSSCGVCGPDLGHNVVIPAPEIPVQKPRQAPPSDRVCRIRFRFSKTGAMALLSHLDLVRLFERALRRAELPVSFTGGFHPLPRLQLALALPLGVQGEGEWMDLEFIEQVEALQVLKRWQQTLPPGLELMEAYEVPVSGQSLSQQLEAARWSFELKPQAGDPSIPLARWKQVVDDLLSRDTLVWHDTDKKGRSRQRDCRPALERLEIVAPVDGGLVDGGLADEGLADGVTLAFFAHIDNQGRSLKPAQLQHWLSEALEQPLHLHNVRRLELRLVRC, encoded by the coding sequence ATGGGCCATGAGTTGGGGGTGGAGCCACGGGATTGGGAGGCGGCGCGGGTTCGCTGGGCTCTGACCTACCCCGAGATTTACGAGGTGGGCTCCAGCAACCTTGGCCACATCATTCTCTATTCCATTCTCAATGCTGTTCCCGGTCAGCTCTGTGATCGGGCCTATCTCCCGGAGGCTGATTTATCCGAGAGGCTGAAAGAGCGGAATCAAGCGCTGTTTGCGGTGGAGAGCAGGAGGCCGCTCCCAGCTTTCGACATACTTGGCTTCAGCCTCAGTTACGAGCTCGGTGCGACCAACATTCTCGCCATGTTGGATTTGGCGAAAGTGCCGCTTTATGCGGCAGAGCGAGGCGACTTGCCCCTCTCTCACCCTGAGTCCCCGCCTCTGATTTTTGCTGGCGGTCCCACCGCCACCAGCAACCCTGAGCCCTACGCAGCTTTTTTCGACTTCATTGCTTTAGGGGACGGGGAGGAACTTCTCCCTGAGATTGGATTGGTGGTGGCCGAAGCCAAAGCGGCGGGTTGGTCGCGAACGGACTTGCTCCGTGATCTGGCTCTTGTCCCAGGGGTTTATGTGCCCTCGCTCTATGGACCGGATCCGCAAGGGATCAGCGTGGCGCCGCTGGAGCCTGGTCTCCCGGCGCGCCCTTTGAGGCGCGTGGCCACTCCCATGCCTCATTACGCGATGGGACTCGTTCCCCATGTCGAAACCGTGCATGACCGATTAACGGTGGAAATTCGGCGTGGCTGCACCCGCGGCTGTCGTTTTTGCCAACCGGGAATGCTGACGAGGCCAGCCAGGGACGTGGAGCCTGAGGCCGTCATTGAGGCGATTGAAACGGGAATGCAGCGAACGGGTTACAGCGACTTTTCGTTGCTCTCGTTGAGCTGCAGCGATTATTTGGCGTTGCCCGCTGTGGGTGTCGAGCTTCGTAACCGTCTCGCCGATCGCAACGTCACGCTTCAGTTGCCGAGTCAGCGGGTGGACCGGTTTGATGACGATATCGCTCACATTCTTGGGGGCTCCCGGCAGTCAGGGCTCACGTTTGCACCGGAAGCAGGCACCCAGCGGCTGAGAGACATCGTGAACAAAGGCCTGACGGATACCGACCTTGTGGATGGAATCCGCACGGCCATGCAGAACGGCTTCCGGAAGGTGAAGCTCTATTTCATGATCGGGCTGCCTGGTGAGACCGATGCCGATGTGCTCGGCATCGCCGAGACCTGTCGGATGTTGCTCGATCGCTGCCGCGATTTGGGTCGCCTCAATCTCAACATCACCATCAGTAATTTCACCCCAAAACCGCATACGCCGTTTCAGTGGCACAGCGTTTCGACGGCAGAGTTTTTAAGGCGTCAGCAGTTGCTTCGGGAGGCCGGGAAGCGCCTCCGTGGTGTCCGCTTCAACTTCACGGATGTGAGGCTCTCGGCCATGGAGGACTTCGTCGGTCGTGGGGATCGGAGCCTGGCGCCTGTCATCGAAGCGGCATGGCGTGCGGGGGCAGGGATGGATGCCTGGTTCGAGGCCCTCGATCGCACCTATGAGGCTTGGACGGGCGCGATTGCCGCAGCAGGCCTGGAAGGTCGCTACCGGGCTCTTGAGCTCGGCGGCTGGGGACGGGCGAATGCGCTCAGCGAGGAGGGGTTGGATGCCTTTTGTGCTCAGCCGCTGCCTTGGGATCACATCGATACCGGGATTGAGAAGCGCTGGTTGGCTGAAGACCTCAAGCGAGCGCTCGACGCGGCTGTGGTTCCGGATTGTTCGTTTGATGGATGCAGCAGTTGTGGGGTCTGTGGCCCTGACCTAGGCCACAACGTGGTGATTCCTGCTCCTGAGATCCCGGTTCAGAAGCCAAGGCAAGCTCCACCGAGTGATCGGGTCTGCCGGATCAGGTTTCGTTTCAGCAAAACAGGCGCGATGGCCCTGCTCAGCCATCTGGATTTGGTGCGCTTGTTTGAGCGTGCGCTTCGACGGGCTGAATTGCCGGTGAGTTTCACCGGTGGCTTTCATCCACTTCCCCGGCTTCAGCTCGCCTTGGCGCTGCCACTAGGCGTGCAAGGGGAGGGGGAATGGATGGATTTGGAATTCATCGAACAGGTGGAGGCGCTTCAGGTTTTGAAGCGTTGGCAGCAGACCCTTCCGCCAGGTCTTGAGTTGATGGAGGCCTATGAAGTGCCCGTGTCTGGCCAGAGCCTCTCGCAGCAACTGGAAGCCGCCCGATGGAGCTTTGAGCTGAAACCTCAAGCGGGCGACCCTTCGATTCCGTTGGCGCGCTGGAAGCAGGTCGTGGATGATTTGTTGTCGCGTGACACGCTTGTTTGGCACGACACCGATAAAAAAGGACGTTCTCGTCAGCGCGATTGCAGACCTGCTTTAGAGAGGCTTGAGATTGTTGCCCCAGTTGATGGGGGCTTGGTTGATGGAGGGTTGGCTGATGAAGGTTTGGCTGATGGGGTGACGCTTGCCTTCTTCGCCCACATCGATAACCAAGGACGGAGCCTGAAGCCCGCTCAGTTGCAGCACTGGTTGTCTGAAGCCTTGGAGCAGCCTTTACATCTTCACAATGTTCGGCGCCTCGAACTACGGCTTGTGCGGTGCTAA
- a CDS encoding Rne/Rng family ribonuclease, whose protein sequence is MPQQIVIAEQLRIAAVLTDECVDELIVAQGRYQIGDVYLGTVENVLPGIDAAFVNIGESEKNGFIHVTDLGPLRLKKGAAGITELLEPRQKVLVQVMKEPTGTKGPRLTGNLALPGRYLVLQPSGQGVNISRRIGSEGERNRLRALGVLVKPPGAGLLIRTEADGISEELLIDDLESLLRQWEAIQKAAETASPPVLLNRDEDFIHRILRDHTGLDLERVVVESSAAVERVRSFLGEEGSHVVVEAHPEPSELLEHYKVNGAIRDALKPRVDLPSGGYVIIEPTEALTVIDVNSGSFTRSANARETVLWTNCEAAIEIARQLRLRNIGGVIIVDFIDMDSRRDQLQLLEHFTSAIRDDAARPQIAQLTELGLVELTRKRQGQNIYELFGRACPSCGGLGHVAVLPGKDLMQPLATATGLVRSAASARAEVPQSGEASNARRRRGGRGKVVAASGPVDSSDAPLDEVEIPSAASTPAAIEPASVSRRQDPELVAVPMDEEEEQVYGWLGLNPALLLESQPELDNLMVRIVRPGEDAEQVLEQARQQMSANAGRRRRRGPRGNGRSASPGTGRPVASVAGDDLAPTTVVTPLEPDDHSQPLLVEITPLIETPRLEISPEPEAVSVVESVSVSISEPVASSEPEVSAEPADSSDSRPGRRRRRSSASPSDND, encoded by the coding sequence ATGCCCCAACAAATTGTTATTGCTGAGCAACTGCGCATTGCCGCAGTTCTCACAGATGAGTGCGTTGATGAATTAATCGTTGCCCAAGGGCGTTACCAGATCGGTGATGTCTATTTGGGCACCGTTGAAAATGTTCTGCCAGGGATTGATGCTGCTTTCGTCAATATTGGGGAAAGCGAAAAAAATGGCTTCATTCATGTCACCGACTTAGGCCCTTTGCGCCTTAAAAAAGGTGCCGCCGGCATCACAGAACTGCTCGAACCACGCCAAAAAGTGCTGGTTCAGGTGATGAAGGAGCCGACGGGCACCAAAGGTCCACGCTTAACAGGCAATCTGGCGCTGCCAGGTCGGTACCTGGTGCTTCAACCCAGTGGTCAGGGAGTCAATATCTCCAGGCGCATTGGTTCAGAAGGAGAGCGCAACCGGTTGCGTGCGCTTGGTGTGTTGGTGAAGCCCCCAGGTGCGGGGCTGCTGATTCGTACGGAAGCCGATGGAATCAGCGAAGAATTGCTGATTGACGACCTCGAGTCGCTGTTACGTCAATGGGAGGCGATCCAAAAAGCTGCTGAGACGGCGTCCCCTCCGGTGCTTCTCAACCGCGATGAGGATTTTATTCATCGCATTCTTCGCGATCACACCGGCTTGGATTTGGAGCGTGTGGTGGTGGAGTCTTCCGCTGCTGTGGAGCGGGTGCGTTCGTTCCTCGGAGAGGAGGGAAGTCATGTGGTGGTGGAGGCCCACCCCGAGCCCTCTGAGCTGCTCGAGCACTACAAAGTCAATGGCGCCATTCGTGATGCCCTGAAGCCAAGGGTTGATCTCCCCTCTGGTGGCTACGTGATCATCGAGCCCACCGAGGCGCTCACGGTGATTGATGTGAACTCTGGTTCGTTTACCCGCTCGGCGAATGCCAGGGAAACGGTGCTCTGGACCAACTGTGAGGCGGCGATTGAGATTGCGCGGCAGTTGCGTTTGCGCAACATCGGTGGGGTGATCATCGTCGACTTCATCGATATGGACTCCCGTCGTGATCAGTTGCAGTTGTTGGAGCATTTCACCAGCGCGATTCGTGATGATGCCGCTCGCCCTCAAATTGCCCAGCTCACAGAACTCGGTCTTGTGGAGCTGACGCGCAAGCGTCAGGGCCAAAATATTTATGAGCTGTTCGGGCGAGCCTGCCCCAGCTGTGGGGGGCTTGGCCATGTTGCCGTGCTTCCTGGAAAGGATCTGATGCAGCCTCTCGCCACCGCCACGGGGCTGGTGCGTTCTGCCGCGTCAGCGCGGGCTGAAGTCCCTCAGTCTGGAGAGGCCTCGAATGCCCGACGTCGTCGCGGTGGCCGAGGGAAGGTTGTGGCGGCTTCTGGTCCTGTCGATAGCAGCGATGCGCCTTTGGATGAGGTGGAGATTCCAAGCGCTGCATCGACGCCTGCTGCCATTGAGCCTGCAAGCGTGAGTCGACGTCAGGATCCTGAGCTGGTTGCGGTTCCTATGGATGAAGAGGAAGAGCAGGTCTACGGATGGCTCGGCCTGAATCCCGCCTTACTGCTGGAGTCTCAGCCCGAGCTGGACAACCTGATGGTGCGCATCGTTCGTCCCGGCGAAGACGCAGAGCAGGTGCTTGAGCAGGCTCGACAGCAAATGTCGGCGAACGCAGGTCGCCGCCGCCGCCGTGGGCCGAGGGGAAATGGTCGTAGCGCAAGTCCTGGTACGGGCCGTCCCGTTGCTTCAGTTGCTGGAGACGACTTAGCACCCACAACCGTCGTCACTCCCCTAGAGCCGGACGACCATTCCCAGCCGTTGCTTGTCGAGATCACGCCTTTGATTGAGACCCCACGACTGGAGATCTCACCTGAGCCGGAAGCTGTCTCCGTTGTGGAATCTGTCTCCGTATCCATTTCTGAACCGGTCGCTAGCTCTGAGCCAGAGGTCAGTGCTGAGCCCGCAGACTCCTCTGATTCAAGGCCTGGTCGCCGTCGTCGTCGTTCGTCTGCATCGCCTTCTGATAACGACTAA
- a CDS encoding ribonuclease HII, producing the protein MVDGDGLGIAGVDEVGRGCLFGPVFAAAVVLSDQAAAHLQAAGLTDSKALTPRRRAALVPLIEAHAQAWGLGQSSARAIDHYGIRTATEQAMLCALQRLPSPPQLVLVDGVLPLRLWAGSQRTIVRGDSSHAAIAAASVLAKEARDALLRRLSHRFPGYGLERHAGYGTAQHRAALLAAGPTPLHRHSFLRKLFATG; encoded by the coding sequence ATGGTCGACGGCGATGGCCTGGGCATCGCTGGGGTGGATGAAGTGGGTCGAGGCTGCTTGTTTGGGCCCGTCTTTGCAGCGGCCGTTGTGTTGAGCGATCAAGCCGCAGCGCATTTGCAAGCGGCTGGCCTCACCGACAGCAAGGCATTAACACCGCGTCGTCGCGCCGCACTCGTTCCTCTGATTGAGGCGCATGCCCAGGCTTGGGGATTGGGTCAAAGCTCTGCTCGGGCGATTGATCACTACGGCATTCGCACCGCGACGGAGCAGGCCATGTTGTGTGCTCTGCAGCGCTTGCCCAGCCCGCCCCAGCTGGTTCTTGTGGATGGAGTGCTCCCATTGCGTTTGTGGGCGGGCTCTCAACGCACCATCGTGCGTGGGGACAGCAGTCATGCCGCCATAGCAGCTGCAAGTGTGTTGGCAAAAGAGGCTCGCGACGCTTTGCTTCGGCGCCTGTCGCATCGATTTCCAGGGTATGGACTGGAGCGACATGCCGGATATGGAACGGCTCAACATCGAGCAGCGCTGCTGGCCGCTGGCCCAACCCCCCTGCATCGGCACTCGTTCTTGAGGAAGCTATTCGCTACCGGGTAG
- a CDS encoding DUF1997 domain-containing protein, producing MPRQDTVMPLAFRASQHLDLPIADESERLRAYLHEHDRVVKALLDPSQLTALAPGHYRYTVTTLNVFQLHVKPVVSLEVDEVSGQLRIRALDADLEGLGLVDDFQLSLEALLEATPRGLQGEAMLSVEVSQPPLLRLIPKRVLESTGESILNGILLTIKGRVGRQLVADFRSWAKDLDSPPASESALPGSE from the coding sequence ATGCCGCGTCAGGACACGGTCATGCCCCTGGCCTTTCGAGCCAGTCAGCATCTCGATCTACCCATCGCAGATGAGTCAGAACGTCTGCGGGCTTATTTGCATGAGCACGACCGCGTTGTCAAAGCGTTGCTCGACCCCAGCCAGCTCACCGCCTTGGCACCGGGGCACTATCGCTACACCGTGACAACACTCAATGTGTTCCAACTGCATGTCAAACCAGTGGTGTCGCTGGAAGTCGATGAAGTGAGCGGACAACTACGGATCCGAGCTCTTGATGCGGACCTCGAGGGTTTGGGCTTAGTGGATGATTTTCAACTGAGCCTTGAAGCCTTGCTCGAAGCCACTCCAAGGGGACTGCAAGGGGAGGCCATGTTGAGCGTGGAAGTCAGCCAGCCTCCCCTGCTACGCCTCATTCCCAAGCGCGTGTTGGAGAGCACCGGAGAGTCCATCTTGAATGGCATTCTGCTCACGATCAAAGGCCGAGTCGGTCGTCAGTTGGTGGCTGATTTTCGGTCTTGGGCCAAGGATTTAGACAGCCCTCCCGCCAGTGAGTCCGCCCTACCCGGTAGCGAATAG
- the pheA gene encoding prephenate dehydratase yields MPMRVAFLGPEGTYGERAARSLMKLEAIENPELVACSGLRSVVEHVADGRCESAVVPVENSVEGGVTASLDALWSYSNLRIRRAVVLPIRHALLSSGSLEGISEVLSHPQALAQCSGWLARHLPHAVQLPARSTAEAARMVRGSHFRAAIADRSLAGQQGLQELAYPVNDVPGNRTRFLLLQNGEVSCEGDIASLAFSLHQNAPGALIEALQAIAQLGLNMSRIESRPSKRELGEYVFFVDVELPGQKTAEYLDKLTTSLQPLCEHLLQFGAYPSSVLE; encoded by the coding sequence ATGCCGATGCGTGTGGCTTTTCTCGGGCCGGAAGGGACCTATGGGGAGCGGGCTGCTCGCAGCCTCATGAAACTTGAGGCGATCGAGAATCCAGAACTGGTGGCGTGTTCGGGGCTTCGGTCCGTGGTGGAGCATGTTGCCGATGGTCGCTGCGAATCGGCCGTCGTGCCTGTGGAGAACTCCGTTGAGGGGGGGGTTACGGCGAGCCTTGATGCTCTCTGGTCTTATTCGAACTTGAGAATTCGTCGTGCTGTTGTCCTGCCGATTCGTCATGCGCTGCTGAGCAGCGGCTCTCTTGAGGGAATTTCGGAAGTCCTGTCCCATCCCCAGGCTCTAGCCCAATGCAGCGGCTGGTTGGCTCGTCACCTACCGCACGCTGTGCAGCTCCCAGCCAGATCCACCGCTGAAGCGGCCAGGATGGTGCGAGGCAGTCACTTTCGAGCAGCCATCGCCGATCGCTCGTTAGCTGGGCAGCAGGGACTCCAGGAGTTGGCCTATCCAGTGAATGATGTCCCCGGCAACCGCACCCGCTTCTTGTTGCTTCAGAACGGTGAGGTGAGTTGTGAGGGAGATATTGCCAGTCTTGCCTTTTCACTGCATCAAAATGCTCCTGGGGCGTTGATTGAGGCCTTGCAAGCGATCGCCCAGCTCGGACTGAACATGAGCCGGATTGAATCGCGTCCCTCGAAGCGTGAACTTGGTGAATATGTGTTTTTTGTGGATGTGGAGCTGCCGGGGCAAAAGACGGCTGAGTACCTCGACAAGTTGACCACAAGCCTTCAGCCTCTGTGTGAACACCTTCTCCAATTCGGGGCTTATCCCAGTTCCGTGTTGGAGTGA